The proteins below are encoded in one region of Brachyspira intermedia PWS/A:
- a CDS encoding SpoIVB peptidase S55 domain-containing protein, which translates to MGTMRKKLIFIFTLSIILTFNLFSQTNEELPPYPPENPEVIPISEIYEGMEGVGYTVIHGTNVEPFKVKVLSILKKRWHNSDAILIRCEGLNLDHSGTVAGMSGSPIYFDGKIAGALAFGWNYAKDPIAGVTPIEEMYKLYEDTNAKAPMLGFADDNSLQTPLMFSGISSKAFNEYSSVFKKAGFYPMQAGGSISDTNQASKFLFGDSVAIVLADGDISLAGIGTVSHTDDEKFLLFGHSMWSKGRIIAPVSRAYINHIVASVSSSFKLGYAYSNYLGYTVYDGAFGVSGVYGEVPENVMVPVKVEIEDQTFLTRDFNFRVLNDPAYFSDILSMSIYSAVSSAAGENEEGVFSISYEIETDYFDEPYKVSNRILSYSSTDAFKDAIDQVIAPVNFFIRNNFNRVGIKSVKLSIKRSGLEYVFLNDITLVEPRAVAGETIHLRLGYTPYGKEKQYVDVPVRLPVNLKTDVYTIYAANEYIFNYAEQLFMPSKYEIRSLDDVQRIYGKSYDDSALKVWLYSSSRGVQIGKDLYPTLPSSRYGAMAKNATSDKAAVITPINGNYQMDSSILGLMKLDIIIEGARKYENR; encoded by the coding sequence ATGGGAACTATGAGAAAAAAATTAATCTTTATTTTTACATTGTCAATTATATTAACATTCAATTTATTTTCACAAACAAATGAAGAATTACCTCCTTATCCTCCTGAGAATCCTGAAGTTATACCTATAAGTGAGATTTATGAAGGAATGGAGGGAGTAGGATATACTGTTATACATGGTACAAATGTAGAGCCATTTAAAGTAAAAGTATTATCTATTTTAAAAAAAAGATGGCATAATAGTGATGCTATACTTATAAGATGTGAAGGTCTTAATTTAGATCATTCAGGAACTGTTGCCGGTATGAGCGGTTCTCCTATATATTTTGATGGCAAAATAGCCGGAGCATTGGCATTTGGCTGGAATTATGCTAAAGATCCAATAGCAGGTGTTACTCCTATAGAAGAAATGTATAAACTATATGAAGATACTAATGCTAAAGCACCTATGTTGGGATTTGCAGATGATAATTCTCTTCAGACTCCATTAATGTTTTCAGGTATAAGCAGTAAAGCTTTTAATGAATATTCTTCTGTTTTTAAAAAGGCTGGTTTTTATCCTATGCAGGCAGGCGGTTCTATATCCGATACAAATCAGGCCAGCAAATTTTTATTTGGTGATTCAGTTGCCATAGTTTTAGCTGACGGAGATATTTCATTAGCTGGAATAGGTACAGTTTCTCATACAGATGATGAAAAATTCCTACTTTTTGGACATTCTATGTGGTCTAAAGGAAGAATAATAGCACCAGTATCAAGAGCATATATTAATCATATAGTAGCTTCAGTATCTTCTTCATTTAAACTTGGATATGCTTATTCTAATTATTTAGGATATACCGTTTATGACGGAGCTTTTGGTGTTTCAGGTGTTTATGGAGAAGTTCCTGAAAATGTAATGGTTCCTGTAAAAGTAGAAATAGAAGATCAGACTTTTCTTACAAGAGATTTTAATTTTAGAGTATTAAATGATCCTGCTTATTTTTCAGATATACTCTCTATGTCTATATATAGTGCTGTAAGTTCTGCAGCTGGAGAAAATGAAGAGGGTGTATTTAGTATAAGCTATGAAATAGAAACAGATTATTTTGATGAGCCTTATAAAGTAAGTAATAGAATATTATCTTATTCTTCTACTGATGCATTTAAAGATGCTATAGATCAAGTAATAGCTCCTGTTAATTTCTTTATACGTAATAATTTTAATAGAGTTGGAATAAAATCAGTAAAATTATCTATTAAAAGAAGCGGACTTGAATATGTTTTTTTGAATGATATAACTTTAGTAGAGCCTAGAGCGGTTGCTGGAGAAACTATACATTTAAGATTGGGATATACTCCTTATGGAAAAGAAAAACAATATGTTGATGTACCTGTAAGACTTCCTGTTAATCTAAAAACAGATGTTTATACTATATATGCTGCTAATGAATACATATTTAATTATGCAGAGCAATTATTTATGCCTAGCAAATATGAAATAAGAAGTTTAGATGATGTTCAGCGTATATATGGAAAAAGTTATGATGACAGTGCTTTGAAAGTATGGCTTTATTCTTCATCAAGAGGAGTGCAAATAGGTAAGGACTTGTATCCTACACTTCCATCTTCTAGATATGGAGCTATGGCTAAAAATGCTACATCAGATAAAGCTGCAGTTATTACTCCTATTAATGGAAATTATCAAATGGACAGTTCTATACTAGGATTAATGAAATTGGATATAATAATAGAAGGCGCTAGAAAATACGAAAATCGTTAA
- a CDS encoding bifunctional nuclease family protein: MVEAKILNLAITDKGFVVILKPEKSDKVVPISIAYLEAQSIMSSLIGYKIERPLTHDIIYSIFQNCNIRLINVIIDNVHIDTFFAKLVIEHNAKNIFIDSRPSDAIALSLKSKAPIFIEEHVIEKAGILLEENDNLMKVKEGIPFTYQKFERDELIKEKNGENIFVKKEPEEINNIDNNQLNNNNNNKKNKEELQKLLDQAVKEERYEDAAKYRDELDNLTE, translated from the coding sequence GTGGTAGAAGCAAAAATACTTAATTTAGCAATTACAGATAAAGGTTTTGTAGTTATTCTAAAACCTGAAAAATCTGATAAAGTTGTACCAATATCAATAGCATATTTGGAGGCTCAGTCTATAATGTCCAGCCTTATAGGATATAAAATAGAAAGACCTCTTACTCATGATATCATATACAGTATATTTCAAAACTGTAATATAAGGTTAATAAATGTAATAATAGATAATGTACATATAGATACTTTCTTTGCTAAATTAGTTATAGAACATAATGCTAAAAATATATTCATAGATTCAAGACCTTCTGATGCTATAGCACTTTCTCTAAAATCAAAAGCTCCTATTTTTATAGAAGAACATGTTATAGAAAAAGCCGGCATCTTACTAGAAGAAAATGATAATTTAATGAAAGTAAAAGAAGGAATACCTTTTACTTATCAAAAATTTGAAAGAGATGAACTTATTAAAGAAAAAAATGGTGAAAATATATTTGTAAAAAAAGAACCTGAAGAAATTAATAATATAGATAATAATCAATTAAATAATAATAATAATAATAAAAAGAATAAAGAAGAATTGCAGAAATTACTAGATCAGGCAGTAAAAGAAGAAAGATATGAAGATGCTGCTAAATATAGAGATGAACTTGATAATTTAACAGAATAA
- a CDS encoding tetratricopeptide repeat protein, producing MKHYIKIILFLILFSYSVIYSKPSDKIKFEKDQLTELECDFFIKVDNGETNDLELHYDGFIIASGITDKDEFEFYRQKLNDIRNFAKKELSQYTKEGAYAFGKRLLNWLYTSGTLKQYFETSTLFQDLIYKGEYNCLSSSILYSLLYKEFGFEVTGVLTSSHSFCTIYADGKSVDVETTLSRGFDPGQKEIRNTGNSTIVTFVPQGNYRDRNNVDILTLIATLYPNSISLKKIEKDLEKQLVMAKKAYYLSPNTKMYNDNLVNAYNRLALDYLNKKNFEAAYKTLEEAYMFDSDNAMTKNNKIHYYNTIGTSYLSVKDFPNAIETYKIGISDIGEGADILKKNLKVSYYNYAVTEYNQRRYNNASIISEEALKLFPNDRDFIRLLSSIPK from the coding sequence ATGAAACACTATATTAAAATAATTTTATTTTTAATATTATTTAGCTATTCAGTAATATATTCAAAACCATCTGATAAAATAAAATTTGAAAAAGATCAACTTACAGAATTAGAATGCGATTTCTTTATAAAAGTTGATAATGGAGAAACTAACGATCTAGAACTTCATTATGATGGATTCATAATTGCTTCAGGTATTACAGATAAAGATGAGTTTGAATTCTACAGACAAAAATTAAATGATATAAGAAATTTTGCTAAAAAGGAATTATCTCAATATACCAAAGAAGGTGCGTATGCATTTGGTAAAAGACTTTTAAATTGGCTTTATACAAGCGGAACATTAAAACAATATTTTGAAACCTCCACACTATTTCAGGATTTAATATATAAAGGTGAATACAATTGTTTAAGTTCAAGTATATTATATTCTCTATTATATAAGGAATTTGGATTTGAAGTTACAGGTGTATTAACTTCAAGTCATTCATTTTGTACAATATATGCAGATGGTAAATCTGTTGATGTAGAAACTACATTATCAAGAGGATTCGATCCTGGACAAAAAGAAATAAGAAATACTGGAAATTCTACAATAGTTACTTTCGTACCTCAAGGAAATTATAGAGATAGAAACAATGTAGATATACTTACTTTAATAGCAACATTATACCCTAATTCCATTTCATTAAAAAAAATAGAGAAAGATTTAGAAAAACAGTTAGTTATGGCTAAAAAAGCATATTATCTTTCCCCAAATACAAAAATGTATAATGATAATTTGGTTAATGCTTATAACAGATTAGCTTTAGATTATCTAAATAAAAAAAACTTTGAAGCTGCATACAAAACATTAGAAGAAGCATATATGTTTGATTCTGATAATGCTATGACAAAAAATAATAAAATACATTATTATAATACAATAGGTACATCTTATTTAAGTGTAAAAGATTTTCCTAATGCTATAGAAACATATAAAATAGGAATATCTGATATTGGAGAAGGTGCTGATATATTAAAAAAAAATCTTAAAGTTTCATATTATAATTATGCCGTTACAGAATATAATCAAAGAAGATATAACAATGCAAGTATTATATCTGAAGAAGCTTTAAAATTATTCCCAAATGACCGAGATTTTATAAGATTATTATCATCTATACCGAAATAA
- a CDS encoding carbohydrate kinase family protein, which translates to MLNILTFGELLYDVYDNVSVIGGAPFNYSLQLSRLLSKDDKLKFITALGNDDYSKDALSFIDNENIDKSLIQILKDYETGKATVFLNEKKVPDYIIHENSAWDNIEYNGNIENALKENYDLFYFNILSQRNEKSYNTLKNIFKNINAKYKVCDVTFRKNYYTKEKIKESLEFINILKINDDELAIIKELFYTSMPNDNEVLLKAINKDFNIDYIFLTLGASGASVLYNNEYIFNPSNKVNVVDTVGAGDSFCAALSYAILRGLDINNVLKFASSVSEEMVQVKGGTARYDIEKVKSKYSL; encoded by the coding sequence ATGTTAAATATACTTACTTTCGGAGAACTTTTATATGATGTTTATGATAATGTTTCAGTTATAGGAGGTGCTCCTTTTAATTATTCTCTTCAGCTTTCAAGGCTTTTAAGTAAAGATGACAAATTAAAGTTTATAACTGCATTGGGTAATGATGATTATTCTAAAGATGCTTTATCTTTTATTGATAATGAAAATATAGATAAATCTTTAATACAAATATTAAAAGATTATGAAACAGGAAAAGCTACTGTTTTTCTTAATGAGAAGAAAGTACCTGATTATATAATTCATGAAAATTCAGCTTGGGATAATATAGAATATAATGGGAATATAGAAAATGCTTTGAAAGAAAATTATGACTTATTTTATTTTAATATATTATCTCAAAGAAATGAAAAATCTTATAATACATTAAAAAACATATTCAAAAATATTAATGCTAAATATAAAGTATGTGATGTAACATTCAGAAAAAATTATTATACTAAAGAAAAAATAAAAGAATCTTTAGAGTTTATAAATATATTAAAGATTAATGATGATGAACTTGCTATAATAAAAGAGCTTTTTTATACTTCTATGCCAAATGATAATGAAGTATTATTAAAGGCTATTAATAAAGATTTTAATATTGATTATATATTCCTTACACTTGGGGCATCTGGTGCAAGTGTATTGTATAATAATGAATATATATTTAATCCTTCTAATAAGGTTAATGTTGTTGATACAGTTGGAGCTGGAGACTCATTTTGTGCTGCTTTAAGTTATGCTATATTGAGAGGACTTGATATTAATAATGTATTGAAATTTGCTTCAAGCGTGTCTGAAGAAATGGTTCAGGTAAAAGGCGGTACAGCAAGATATGATATTGAAAAAGTAAAATCTAAATACAGCTTATAA
- a CDS encoding penicillin-binding protein — protein sequence MNDSRVKRLYLFLICFFIGTIAIFIQLFNLTIKERKSVSSLVGLDRPRGTIYDSKMRPLTINIPAYTIYLDTESVSLDGNDETDINEAYSQIFNIINITKEKFADLLNTKRRTIMLAQNINLDSYKKIKEIKNKYNVKSIYGIESYKRFYPYKDIFAHVIGYMNRTETEGYAGLEATYEAILSSENDNPKDIVLTLDRDVQTIVRNEVLKTVAEKSPQSVTVIVSDVNTGSIVANYSYPSFDPNNPFIYVNNERMDRSIMSTIYPGSTMKIFAELAAIEQGVVNSDEVFHCKGYYDYSRQTRIHCDYPHGDVAFNDILKYSCNFAVVTIAERIDNQFFYDYLKRFGFGEPTGVGPYKNEWSGIYHSLNKWHRFSKGYLAIGYDLSVTPMQIAASYLPLLNGGWKVPMHVVDSFYDGIEKISATNNLKRTRIIDEQYSQIARVLLRKGVESGSTGHRANLLNIDVVGKTGTAITEVYRNNESEKPEKYYQSIFVGGFPLEDPKISILVLLDDPQGQGSQGAGRVAAPLFAKIANQIIPYLGLIDGEIYTINTNDFLSLVPHSSNITNNVMPNLNGLSLRDALNSISYIVSNNNAKIMIQGEGYITDFSPQAGTSVTNDSIIRLSLKAPIKEQENK from the coding sequence ATGAATGACAGCCGAGTTAAAAGATTATATTTATTCCTTATTTGCTTTTTTATAGGAACAATAGCTATATTTATTCAATTATTCAATTTAACTATAAAAGAAAGAAAATCTGTATCATCATTAGTAGGACTCGACAGACCAAGAGGAACTATATATGATTCTAAAATGCGTCCTCTTACAATAAATATTCCTGCATATACAATATATTTGGATACCGAATCTGTTTCTTTAGATGGTAATGATGAAACAGATATCAATGAAGCTTATTCTCAAATATTTAATATTATAAACATCACAAAAGAAAAATTTGCTGATCTATTAAATACTAAGAGAAGAACTATAATGCTTGCACAGAATATTAATTTGGATTCCTATAAAAAAATAAAAGAAATAAAAAACAAATATAATGTTAAAAGTATATATGGTATAGAAAGCTATAAAAGATTTTACCCATATAAAGATATATTTGCCCATGTAATAGGCTATATGAATAGAACAGAAACAGAAGGATATGCCGGTCTTGAAGCCACTTATGAAGCAATCCTTTCTTCAGAAAATGATAATCCAAAAGATATAGTATTAACTTTAGACAGAGATGTTCAGACTATAGTAAGAAATGAAGTATTAAAAACTGTTGCTGAAAAATCCCCTCAATCTGTAACTGTAATAGTATCAGATGTTAATACAGGTTCAATAGTAGCAAATTATTCTTATCCTTCATTTGATCCTAATAATCCTTTTATTTATGTAAATAATGAAAGAATGGACAGAAGTATAATGAGTACTATATATCCTGGAAGTACAATGAAAATATTTGCTGAACTTGCTGCAATAGAGCAGGGAGTTGTAAATAGCGATGAAGTTTTCCATTGTAAAGGTTATTATGATTACAGCAGACAAACTAGAATACATTGTGATTATCCACATGGTGATGTAGCCTTTAATGATATATTGAAATACAGCTGCAACTTTGCCGTTGTAACTATAGCTGAAAGAATAGATAATCAGTTCTTTTATGATTATTTAAAAAGATTTGGTTTCGGAGAGCCTACAGGTGTAGGGCCTTATAAGAATGAATGGAGCGGAATATATCACTCTTTAAATAAATGGCATAGATTTTCAAAAGGTTATTTAGCAATAGGTTATGATTTAAGTGTTACTCCTATGCAGATAGCTGCTTCTTATTTACCTCTTTTGAATGGAGGTTGGAAAGTACCTATGCATGTTGTTGATTCATTTTATGACGGCATAGAAAAAATAAGTGCAACTAATAATTTAAAAAGAACTAGAATAATAGATGAACAGTATTCTCAAATAGCTAGAGTTCTTCTTAGAAAAGGTGTTGAATCTGGTTCTACAGGTCATAGAGCTAATCTTCTTAATATAGATGTTGTTGGTAAAACAGGTACAGCAATAACAGAAGTTTATAGAAATAATGAATCAGAAAAACCTGAAAAATATTATCAGTCAATATTTGTAGGCGGTTTTCCTTTAGAAGATCCTAAAATATCCATACTAGTATTGCTTGATGACCCTCAAGGACAGGGATCTCAGGGAGCTGGTAGAGTAGCAGCTCCTTTGTTTGCCAAAATTGCTAATCAGATTATACCTTATTTGGGACTTATTGACGGAGAAATATATACAATAAATACTAATGATTTTTTGAGTTTAGTACCTCATTCAAGTAATATTACAAATAATGTTATGCCTAATTTGAATGGACTTTCTTTGAGAGATGCTTTAAATAGCATATCTTATATTGTATCAAATAATAATGCTAAAATAATGATACAAGGCGAAGGCTATATAACAGATTTTTCTCCGCAAGCAGGTACATCTGTTACTAATGATTCTATTATAAGATTATCATTAAAAGCACCTATTAAGGAGCAAGAGAATAAATAA
- a CDS encoding peptide ABC transporter substrate-binding protein: MKSRKIFISFFIGICLVLLLAASCSKKGNTNDQGIIVNLSVEPKTIDPSLNAQIYGVIYISHVFEGLTVRDRNNKIVPGVAESWEISEDGKTYTFFLRTNSTWSDGKPVVAEDFVYSWQRQVDPKVASEYSYQHEPVKNAMAITRGELPVDALGIKAVDDHTLVVELEAPTAYFLEVIAFPTFSPLRKDIIEQYGDKWTLSPETYIGNGPYVMSERNIDENIIMVKNPNYWNADTIVAEKITFVFMQNGAAAVAGIKDGSLHMAYEPPQKDIPTLTEEGLIQIKPLIATYYYPINVTNQYLKDPRVRKALSLAIDRNYIVEQVTKGGQKPAGGWVPYAVNDVNGDFRINGGDFYDVSKEGYAKNVEMAKKLLADAGYPNGEGFPVIEFKTDPGNHVEIFEAVQQMWKEHLNIDSTITQIDNALLGQTLLEKNFMIGRLYWSADYSDPMSMMSLFTSYNTQNNGGYSNKRYDELIGQAMSTDDNNIRMQAMHEAERILIEEDMGAIPLYFFTEPLLVNPKLKDVVYNPLGFHKFFYAHLDEN; the protein is encoded by the coding sequence ATGAAAAGTAGAAAGATTTTCATATCTTTTTTCATTGGTATTTGTCTTGTGCTTTTATTGGCAGCTTCTTGCTCCAAAAAAGGAAATACTAATGATCAAGGAATAATCGTAAATTTAAGTGTAGAACCGAAAACTATAGACCCTAGTTTGAATGCTCAAATATACGGTGTAATTTATATATCTCATGTGTTTGAAGGATTAACAGTAAGAGATAGAAATAATAAAATTGTTCCTGGTGTTGCTGAGAGTTGGGAAATTAGTGAAGATGGAAAAACTTATACATTTTTCTTGAGAACTAATTCTACTTGGTCAGACGGAAAACCTGTTGTTGCTGAAGATTTTGTATACAGCTGGCAAAGACAGGTTGATCCAAAAGTTGCTAGTGAGTATAGTTATCAGCATGAACCTGTAAAGAATGCTATGGCTATCACAAGAGGAGAATTGCCTGTTGATGCATTGGGAATAAAAGCTGTTGATGATCATACATTAGTTGTAGAGTTAGAAGCTCCTACAGCATATTTCTTGGAAGTAATTGCTTTCCCTACATTTTCACCTTTAAGAAAAGATATAATAGAGCAGTATGGAGATAAATGGACATTAAGCCCTGAAACTTATATAGGTAATGGACCTTATGTTATGTCTGAAAGAAATATAGATGAAAATATCATAATGGTAAAAAATCCTAATTATTGGAATGCTGATACAATAGTTGCAGAAAAGATAACATTTGTATTTATGCAAAATGGAGCTGCTGCTGTTGCCGGAATAAAAGACGGTTCTTTACATATGGCTTATGAACCTCCTCAAAAGGATATACCTACACTTACAGAAGAGGGTTTGATACAGATTAAGCCTCTTATAGCTACATACTATTATCCTATAAATGTTACTAATCAATATTTAAAAGATCCTAGAGTAAGAAAAGCATTATCACTTGCTATAGATAGAAATTATATAGTAGAACAAGTTACTAAAGGCGGACAAAAACCTGCAGGTGGTTGGGTGCCTTATGCTGTTAATGATGTTAATGGCGATTTCAGAATTAACGGCGGTGATTTTTATGATGTATCAAAAGAAGGATATGCTAAAAATGTAGAAATGGCTAAGAAACTTTTAGCTGATGCAGGATATCCTAATGGAGAAGGTTTTCCTGTTATAGAATTTAAAACAGATCCGGGCAACCATGTAGAAATATTTGAAGCAGTACAGCAAATGTGGAAAGAGCATCTTAATATAGATTCTACTATTACTCAAATAGACAATGCTTTGCTTGGACAAACTTTATTAGAAAAGAATTTCATGATAGGAAGACTTTATTGGTCTGCAGATTATTCTGATCCTATGTCAATGATGAGTTTATTTACTAGTTATAACACTCAAAACAATGGCGGATACAGCAATAAAAGATATGATGAGCTTATAGGACAGGCTATGTCTACAGATGATAATAATATAAGAATGCAGGCTATGCATGAAGCAGAAAGAATACTTATAGAAGAAGATATGGGAGCCATACCGCTTTATTTCTTCACAGAGCCTTTACTTGTTAATCCTAAATTAAAAGATGTTGTATATAATCCATTAGGATTCCATAAGTTCTTCTATGCTCATTTAGATGAAAATTAA
- a CDS encoding NAD(P)-dependent oxidoreductase, which yields MDNVKDAKGFDSVVFNARDAITDKVLDKLKEYGVKYMSTRSVGYDNIDIDYANKIGIKIANVPSYSPNSVSEFTILSLLSLIKNYNNLLINGYNRNYTRTGLVAKEIRNLNIGVIGTGRIGSLTVKHLKGFSPKNIFVYSRTEKEEIKQYAKYVSLDELYKNSDAIIYHIPYSKETENMICKDSINKMKKGVYIINVSRGGIVNNKDLLEGLKSEHIGGAALDVYSNEIEYVNKDIKDIVLKDEIIEELFKMDNVIITPHFAFYTDEALLNMVSISIDNIFEFKITGKCINQIKNI from the coding sequence ATTGATAATGTCAAAGATGCCAAAGGTTTTGATTCTGTAGTTTTCAATGCAAGAGATGCTATTACTGATAAAGTGCTTGATAAATTAAAAGAATACGGCGTAAAATATATGAGCACCAGATCCGTTGGATATGATAATATAGATATTGATTATGCAAATAAAATAGGAATAAAAATAGCAAATGTACCTTCATACTCTCCTAATTCTGTGAGCGAGTTTACTATTCTTTCTTTGTTATCTCTTATTAAGAATTATAATAATCTTCTTATAAATGGCTACAATAGAAATTATACAAGAACCGGACTTGTCGCAAAGGAGATAAGAAATTTAAATATTGGAGTTATAGGTACAGGCAGAATAGGTTCTTTAACTGTAAAACATCTTAAAGGATTTTCGCCTAAGAATATATTTGTATATTCAAGAACAGAAAAAGAAGAAATAAAACAATATGCAAAGTATGTCAGTTTAGATGAATTATATAAAAATAGTGATGCTATAATATATCATATACCATATAGTAAAGAAACTGAAAATATGATTTGCAAAGATTCTATAAATAAAATGAAAAAAGGTGTATATATTATTAATGTGAGCAGGGGAGGAATAGTTAATAATAAAGATTTGCTTGAAGGTTTAAAAAGCGAACATATAGGCGGAGCTGCTTTAGACGTATACTCTAATGAAATAGAATATGTTAATAAAGATATAAAAGATATAGTTTTAAAAGATGAAATTATTGAAGAATTATTCAAAATGGATAATGTTATAATAACTCCTCATTTTGCATTTTATACAGATGAGGCATTACTTAATATGGTAAGTATTTCTATTGATAATATTTTTGAGTTTAAAATTACAGGGAAATGTATAAATCAAATAAAAAATATTTAA
- a CDS encoding tetratricopeptide repeat protein, giving the protein MSENTNKLQKNAELIFTYIYNNRIIFISGFVLIVVIIAGILLYRANIESQDAASNVEFESALALYNVYQNAQLPPEQLNDPAIIIDITSRFQKVYGAAKGNNLKLRSAYALGCVYYDINNYKEAEKYYQEVANSRGFYLQETAMYNLANTQIGLSNYTQAASTLENFIKAYPKSYLLPQATLTLSDVYLAQNDRTKALNTLKSWTTKNTNNVEYLSLFRETISLIENNVY; this is encoded by the coding sequence ATGTCTGAAAATACAAATAAATTGCAAAAAAATGCTGAATTAATATTCACATACATATATAACAATAGAATAATATTCATATCAGGATTCGTTTTAATAGTAGTAATAATAGCAGGAATTCTGCTTTATAGAGCAAATATAGAAAGCCAAGATGCTGCTAGTAATGTAGAATTTGAATCAGCATTAGCTTTATATAATGTATATCAAAATGCACAATTACCGCCGGAACAATTAAATGATCCTGCCATAATAATAGATATTACTTCAAGATTTCAAAAAGTATATGGTGCTGCTAAAGGCAATAATCTTAAATTGAGAAGTGCTTATGCATTGGGCTGTGTTTATTATGATATAAATAATTATAAAGAAGCTGAAAAATACTATCAGGAAGTAGCAAATTCTAGAGGGTTTTATTTACAGGAAACAGCAATGTATAATTTAGCTAATACACAAATAGGTTTAAGTAATTATACTCAGGCTGCATCTACTTTGGAAAACTTTATAAAAGCATATCCTAAAAGCTATTTGCTTCCTCAAGCAACTTTAACATTATCTGATGTTTATCTAGCACAAAATGACAGAACAAAAGCATTAAATACATTAAAATCTTGGACAACTAAAAACACAAATAATGTTGAATATCTTTCTTTATTTAGAGAAACTATCTCATTAATAGAAAATAATGTTTACTAA